The following are encoded together in the Raineyella sp. LH-20 genome:
- a CDS encoding DUF2505 domain-containing protein, whose translation MQISATALFPADPARVFAMQIDRAFLEEVCRIGGAVRYEVEANGHRTRMSRSMPAPELARKFVGDTITVVETYLWGDASADGTRTADLVVDVPGTPGRMTGAAVLSPALGGSQIVVSGDLVVKLPLVGRKLEQAAAPALTAGIEVQETVARRYLA comes from the coding sequence ATGCAGATCTCCGCGACCGCACTGTTCCCCGCCGATCCGGCCCGCGTCTTCGCGATGCAGATCGACCGCGCCTTCCTCGAGGAGGTCTGCCGGATCGGTGGCGCCGTGAGGTACGAGGTCGAGGCGAACGGTCACCGCACCCGGATGTCACGCAGCATGCCGGCACCGGAGCTGGCGCGGAAGTTCGTCGGTGACACCATCACCGTCGTCGAGACCTACCTGTGGGGCGACGCATCGGCCGACGGCACCCGCACCGCCGACCTGGTCGTGGACGTGCCCGGCACCCCCGGACGGATGACCGGCGCCGCGGTGCTCTCCCCCGCGCTCGGCGGCAGCCAGATCGTCGTCTCCGGTGACCTGGTGGTGAAGCTGCCGCTGGTCGGCCGCAAGCTCGAACAGGCCGCCGCGCCTGCCCTCACCGCGGGCATCGAGGTGCAGGAGACGGTCGCCCGGCGCTACCTGGCCTGA
- a CDS encoding DUF6912 family protein, with protein MAKAPTTRTVYLPSGPGTTEEFRRSGRLDHAEGISVDVAYARRRDLDLAVSDDEEEADFWALTDAAMRSLADSLSGPRFVVAVRVRPDQLVADPEVGSGRVTVSDVAWSQVSALFVDEPAALPAVAAARAARTVPDTFAEHVAVLVAEHDLLWYAPDELDTLLG; from the coding sequence ATGGCCAAGGCACCCACCACCCGGACCGTCTACCTGCCCTCGGGGCCCGGGACGACGGAGGAGTTCCGTCGATCCGGACGCCTGGACCACGCTGAGGGCATCAGCGTCGACGTGGCGTACGCCCGCCGCCGCGACCTGGACCTGGCGGTGTCGGACGACGAGGAGGAGGCCGACTTCTGGGCCCTCACCGACGCGGCGATGCGCAGCCTGGCCGACTCGCTGAGCGGCCCGCGGTTCGTGGTGGCGGTCCGGGTCCGTCCCGACCAGCTCGTGGCCGACCCGGAGGTCGGGTCGGGCCGGGTCACTGTGTCGGACGTCGCCTGGTCGCAGGTCAGCGCCCTCTTCGTCGACGAACCGGCGGCTCTGCCCGCCGTCGCGGCGGCGCGGGCCGCGCGGACGGTGCCGGACACCTTCGCCGAGCACGTGGCGGTGCTGGTCGCCGAACACGACCTGCTCTGGTATGCCCCTGACGAACTCGACACGCTGCTCGGCTGA
- a CDS encoding DEAD/DEAH box helicase yields the protein MPSRRARPSRVSHRPCATPATAKARALTDNTTTFTDLGIDAAFCEALAEHGIVHPFPIQEMAIPIALQGTDLIGQARTGTGKTLAFGLPLLQRIDLPVDAEDGHGTSPQALVIAPTRELANQVGKDLSTASARTTARILTVYGGTPYEPQLEALADGIDVVVGTPGRLLDLADRRALDLSRVRIAVLDEADEMLDLGFLPDVERLMSKTAKNRQTLMFSATMPAPIVALARAHLHAPVNIRAEHQEDVQTVPATRQFIYQAHPLDKPELVARVLQAKDRDRVMIFCRTKREAQRVADDLCERGFAAAAIHGDRTQAAREQALRRFREGRIDVLVATDVAARGIDVTGVTHVINYECPEDSSTYVHRIGRTGRAGAEGVAVTLVDWADVTRWKVINKTLGLDLADLQETYSTSDHLFTDLDIDPETSGRVGPPRPTSGSAGHRGGAGSGKGTGGKGSGRSSGGHKPAHRSPSHSTGSTTSTGPSVQPTDGATAEPAQAGTGEAAPRRRRRRRIRRESEGAATAPPPAE from the coding sequence GTGCCGAGCCGAAGAGCGCGTCCAAGCAGGGTGTCCCACCGACCGTGCGCGACGCCCGCGACTGCAAAGGCCAGAGCCCTGACAGACAACACCACAACCTTCACGGATCTCGGGATCGATGCCGCCTTCTGCGAGGCCCTCGCAGAGCACGGCATCGTCCATCCGTTCCCGATCCAGGAGATGGCGATCCCGATCGCCCTCCAGGGCACCGACCTGATCGGGCAGGCTCGCACCGGCACGGGCAAGACCCTCGCCTTCGGGCTGCCGCTGCTCCAGCGCATCGATCTGCCGGTCGACGCCGAGGACGGGCACGGCACCAGCCCGCAGGCGCTGGTCATCGCCCCCACCCGCGAGCTGGCCAACCAGGTCGGCAAGGATCTCAGCACCGCCTCCGCGCGGACCACCGCGCGGATCCTCACCGTCTACGGCGGCACGCCGTACGAACCGCAGCTCGAGGCCCTCGCCGACGGCATCGACGTCGTGGTGGGCACTCCTGGCCGGCTGCTCGACCTGGCCGACCGCCGCGCTCTGGACCTGTCCCGGGTGCGGATCGCCGTCCTCGACGAGGCTGACGAGATGCTCGATCTCGGCTTCCTGCCCGACGTCGAGCGGCTGATGTCGAAGACCGCGAAGAACCGTCAGACCCTGATGTTCTCCGCGACCATGCCGGCGCCCATCGTCGCGCTCGCCCGGGCCCACCTGCACGCGCCGGTGAACATCCGCGCCGAGCACCAGGAGGACGTGCAGACCGTCCCGGCCACCCGGCAGTTCATTTACCAGGCTCACCCGCTGGACAAGCCCGAGCTGGTCGCCCGCGTCCTGCAGGCGAAGGACCGCGACCGGGTGATGATCTTCTGCCGGACCAAGCGCGAGGCGCAACGCGTCGCCGACGACCTGTGCGAGCGGGGCTTCGCCGCCGCCGCGATCCACGGTGATCGCACCCAGGCCGCCCGCGAACAGGCGCTGCGCCGGTTCCGCGAGGGCCGCATCGACGTCCTGGTGGCCACCGACGTCGCCGCCCGCGGGATCGACGTCACCGGTGTCACCCACGTGATCAACTACGAGTGCCCGGAGGATTCCAGCACGTACGTCCACCGGATCGGTCGTACCGGCCGCGCCGGGGCCGAGGGCGTCGCGGTCACCCTGGTCGACTGGGCCGACGTGACCCGGTGGAAGGTGATCAACAAGACCCTCGGGCTCGACCTGGCGGATCTCCAGGAGACCTACTCCACGTCCGACCATCTGTTCACCGATCTGGACATCGACCCGGAGACCTCCGGTCGGGTCGGCCCGCCGCGGCCGACCAGCGGCTCGGCCGGTCACCGGGGCGGCGCCGGGTCCGGCAAGGGCACCGGCGGCAAGGGGTCCGGTCGGTCCTCCGGCGGCCACAAGCCGGCCCATCGGTCCCCGTCCCACTCGACCGGTTCGACCACCTCGACCGGGCCCAGTGTCCAGCCCACCGACGGCGCCACGGCCGAGCCGGCCCAGGCCGGCACCGGTGAGGCCGCTCCTCGCCGACGCCGTCGCCGCCGGATCCGACGCGAGAGTGAGGGCGCCGCGACGGCCCCGCCGCCGGCGGAATGA
- a CDS encoding alpha/beta hydrolase — MTESPSWPVETAVVDLDDGTSLALHLCSPDDERGVVILIHGIFGSKEDFDTVLPALAEEGFSACALDLRGCYESTSPGPFSLEVFAEDVIDLVDEIGSDIPVHLVGQGFGGLVAEEAALLEPDFWDSVTLVSSGPGGLGRTRPLGYVEDALAEHRPLVEIHREFLDLLGLTVDHPSAFVDERVARTDPHAVTAMIDAVEHTPDRSAQLCATGIDFHVVYGEHSDSWPVDAQVAMARKFGADPVVLKGCSDHPAEDRPEATARALVQNFLELD, encoded by the coding sequence ATGACCGAGTCGCCCAGCTGGCCGGTCGAGACGGCCGTCGTCGACCTCGACGACGGCACGTCGCTGGCGCTGCACCTCTGCAGTCCCGACGACGAGCGGGGCGTGGTCATCCTGATCCACGGCATCTTCGGGTCGAAGGAGGACTTCGACACCGTCCTGCCGGCCTTGGCCGAGGAGGGCTTCAGCGCGTGTGCGCTGGATCTGCGCGGCTGCTACGAGTCCACCTCCCCCGGCCCGTTCTCGCTGGAAGTCTTCGCCGAGGACGTCATCGACCTGGTCGACGAGATCGGTTCGGACATCCCGGTCCATCTCGTCGGCCAGGGTTTCGGCGGACTGGTCGCCGAGGAGGCGGCCCTGCTGGAACCGGACTTCTGGGACTCGGTCACCCTGGTGAGTTCCGGCCCTGGCGGTCTGGGGCGCACCCGCCCGCTGGGTTACGTCGAGGACGCGCTCGCCGAGCATCGTCCTCTGGTGGAGATCCACCGGGAGTTCCTCGACCTGCTCGGGCTGACGGTGGACCATCCCTCGGCATTCGTCGACGAGCGCGTGGCCCGGACCGACCCGCACGCGGTGACGGCGATGATCGACGCGGTCGAGCACACCCCGGACCGCTCCGCGCAGCTGTGCGCCACCGGGATCGACTTCCACGTGGTGTACGGGGAGCACTCCGACTCCTGGCCGGTCGATGCCCAGGTCGCGATGGCGCGGAAGTTCGGCGCCGATCCGGTGGTCCTCAAGGGCTGCTCGGACCATCCGGCCGAAGATCGGCCCGAGGCGACCGCCCGCGCGCTGGTGCAGAACTTCCTCGAGCTCGACTGA
- a CDS encoding Rv3235 family protein produces the protein MLTLLLPESRPPRLDLSGPPEEQVAQPGLFDTLPTGPRPCSSSARARMLARAGEACTSALVDILAGRRGPHQLARWSTETVLTDLVMLARAVHRHPIRTGPPYVQVVGDRAAEIVIGCRPARGEDWAPLRVLTARIEPYADRWHCCHLGWIAGPPRAASGQAVAPDPPLRP, from the coding sequence GTGCTCACCCTGCTGCTGCCCGAGTCCCGTCCACCCCGCCTCGACCTGTCCGGACCGCCGGAGGAACAGGTCGCCCAACCGGGCCTGTTCGACACCCTGCCCACCGGCCCGCGCCCCTGTTCGAGCTCGGCGCGGGCCCGGATGCTGGCTCGCGCAGGCGAGGCCTGCACGTCGGCGCTGGTCGACATCCTGGCCGGTCGGCGTGGCCCGCACCAGCTGGCCCGGTGGAGCACCGAGACGGTGCTCACCGACCTGGTGATGCTCGCCCGGGCGGTGCACCGCCACCCGATCCGGACCGGTCCTCCGTACGTCCAGGTGGTCGGCGACCGGGCCGCCGAGATCGTCATCGGGTGTCGGCCGGCCCGCGGCGAGGACTGGGCCCCGCTGCGGGTGCTCACCGCACGGATCGAGCCGTACGCCGACCGATGGCACTGCTGCCACCTGGGGTGGATCGCCGGCCCGCCGCGGGCCGCCTCAGGTCAGGCCGTCGCGCCCGACCCGCCCTTGCGTCCGTGA
- a CDS encoding PHP domain-containing protein, translating into MTVPGRIDLHTHSSVSDGTDRPAEVVRAAADCGLAVVALTDHDTWDGLDEAARTAAEIGLEFVGGLEMSCAHHGSSVHLLGYGGDRTDPALVGELARIRAGRTGRIPAMLRRLAALGMPLTEEEVAAQARDTPSIGRPHVADALVARGYVASRDEAFAGYLAEGGPAWVDRYAPDIFTGVRTLRAAGAVPVIAHPWGRDSKRVLALDVLGELLAAGAAGWEVDHVEHGPEDRRRLRAYGAEHGALMTGSSDYHGRGKTHNPLGCEVTDPEQYARLREMMGD; encoded by the coding sequence ATGACCGTCCCGGGCCGCATCGACCTGCACACCCACTCCTCCGTGTCGGACGGGACGGACCGCCCGGCGGAGGTGGTCCGCGCGGCCGCCGACTGCGGCCTGGCCGTCGTCGCGCTGACCGACCACGACACCTGGGACGGCCTGGACGAGGCCGCACGGACGGCCGCGGAGATCGGGCTGGAGTTCGTCGGCGGCCTCGAGATGTCCTGTGCCCACCACGGCAGCTCGGTCCACCTGCTCGGCTACGGAGGGGACCGGACCGACCCGGCTCTGGTCGGCGAACTGGCCCGGATCCGCGCCGGCCGGACGGGGCGGATCCCGGCGATGCTGCGCCGGCTGGCCGCGCTGGGCATGCCGCTGACCGAGGAGGAGGTGGCGGCCCAGGCTCGCGACACCCCGTCGATCGGCCGTCCCCACGTGGCCGATGCCCTGGTCGCCCGCGGCTACGTCGCCAGCCGCGACGAGGCGTTCGCCGGCTACCTGGCCGAGGGCGGGCCGGCGTGGGTCGACCGCTACGCCCCGGACATCTTCACCGGCGTACGTACGCTCCGGGCGGCCGGGGCCGTCCCGGTCATCGCCCACCCGTGGGGGCGGGACTCGAAACGGGTGCTGGCGCTGGACGTGCTGGGCGAGCTGTTGGCGGCCGGGGCGGCCGGCTGGGAGGTCGACCACGTCGAGCACGGACCGGAGGACCGGCGGCGGCTGCGGGCGTACGGCGCGGAGCACGGGGCGCTGATGACCGGCTCCAGCGACTACCACGGGAGAGGGAAGACCCACAATCCGCTGGGCTGTGAGGTCACCGACCCGGAGCAGTACGCCCGATTGCGGGAGATGATGGGCGACTGA
- a CDS encoding DUF3107 domain-containing protein gives MEIKIGVKNLAREVVVDLDQTVDAFRATYEKALADGTLLSLTDTHGRQVLIPADAVAYVEIGQPNARPVGFGSL, from the coding sequence GTGGAGATCAAGATCGGCGTCAAGAATCTTGCCCGCGAGGTCGTCGTCGACCTCGACCAGACGGTCGACGCGTTCCGGGCGACGTACGAGAAGGCCCTCGCGGACGGCACCCTGCTGTCCCTGACCGACACCCACGGTCGCCAGGTGCTGATCCCGGCCGACGCCGTCGCGTACGTCGAGATCGGGCAGCCGAACGCCCGTCCGGTCGGTTTCGGCAGCCTCTGA
- a CDS encoding ATP-dependent DNA helicase: MDASGPANVIAPAQGQASWVTPAPPDAAGRVDAGPVLDPAQQVLVEHRRGPLLVLGAAGTGKTTALVEAAVADVRDRGIAPERVLVLTFSRAAARGLAERIAERLGETGAAVPVLSIHGLCHALWAEAHRDDPWRVLTAPEQELRLREVLEGSSAPWPEDVRAAVGTRVFARELRDLVARARQLGLDPADIAGLGRADDRPAWVRAAGLFEEYLDVLDAERVLDYDELVHRVRILLADPRSGDALRERWDHVLVDDLQDAVPAHAALLRDLVPAGSSAGLLVTADPDRAVYSFRGADGSVVARFPSAHADAEGRPAPVHVLGTDHRRGDLLTRVVHAPMSRRPRPVTLPDWRDPVPGRRPAGMARLLLCADDRQEAQTVAQVLFAAHEERGVCWHRMAVVVRSRGTEEALLRRRLVRAGIPVAVADDTPLIDEPAVRVLLEVLTAALGAEEVATETVERLALGPLGALDPLDLRRHRRLVASSVPAEPPVGLLRVQRRLDAVRDAVRVTREAIATAGSAEEVLWAAWQATDWPQRLRKTALGGGPDARRADRDLDAVLTLFDFAARSGARRGRGAAEDLVEEVRHQEIAVDARMTRRFQPDAVEVLTPHRCAGREWDLVVVAGVQEGVWPAQRRSRSLLGADRLGPEGLIPPMTAGEVLAEERRLFHLACSRTRDALVVTGVADDGEAGPPSRFLAELGLEATAPDPDRGPSPSAASLVGELRSVGADPSQSPLVRDQAAAALARLADQLPSAAPRTWWAARETTHRAEPMVAPDQPVVLSPSGVDALRRCPRRWFLERRGGATGTTGEAAAVGTLVHELARRVSQREIAPGQLRDAFDEAWAAITAGPAWRQDARRERVWSMVEAWRSWDAGRPEGTLVGVEAGFRCDLPVELPDGRSDRVEVHGKVDRLEMIDGRPVVVDYKTGRKATAGQVATLGQLGVYQLAVRAGAFDELTGGAHHRPGAALAVYLDAGAGDPRAATLSQPSLDDVPVPEKLPDGLDLGTAPDWATAAVAEAVRIVRDEDFRARHGAHCRGCPFSAECPPRGARR, encoded by the coding sequence GTGGACGCAAGTGGACCGGCGAACGTGATCGCACCCGCGCAGGGACAGGCATCGTGGGTGACCCCGGCGCCTCCCGACGCGGCCGGTCGAGTGGACGCCGGACCGGTCCTCGATCCGGCACAGCAGGTGCTGGTCGAGCACCGGCGCGGACCTCTCCTCGTGCTCGGCGCCGCCGGGACCGGCAAGACGACGGCGCTGGTCGAGGCGGCGGTCGCGGACGTCCGTGACCGCGGGATCGCGCCGGAGCGTGTCCTGGTGCTCACCTTCTCGCGTGCTGCCGCGCGGGGTCTCGCCGAGCGGATCGCCGAGCGGCTCGGCGAGACCGGGGCGGCTGTGCCGGTCCTCAGCATTCACGGCCTGTGTCACGCCCTGTGGGCCGAAGCACACCGTGACGATCCCTGGCGGGTGCTGACCGCGCCGGAGCAGGAACTGCGACTGCGGGAGGTGCTGGAGGGATCGTCCGCGCCGTGGCCCGAGGACGTCCGAGCGGCGGTCGGCACCCGGGTCTTCGCCCGCGAGCTGCGCGATCTGGTGGCCCGGGCCCGCCAGCTCGGTCTGGACCCCGCCGACATCGCCGGGCTCGGGAGGGCCGACGACAGGCCCGCGTGGGTGCGGGCCGCGGGTCTGTTCGAGGAGTACCTCGACGTGCTCGATGCCGAACGAGTGCTCGACTACGACGAACTGGTGCACCGGGTGCGGATCCTGCTGGCCGATCCGCGGTCCGGGGACGCCCTGCGGGAACGCTGGGACCATGTGCTCGTCGACGACCTGCAGGATGCGGTGCCCGCCCATGCGGCACTGCTGCGCGACCTGGTGCCGGCCGGGTCGTCGGCCGGTTTGCTGGTGACGGCGGATCCGGATCGCGCGGTGTATTCCTTCCGCGGTGCCGACGGCAGCGTAGTCGCGCGTTTCCCCAGCGCTCATGCCGATGCCGAGGGACGGCCTGCGCCGGTGCACGTCCTGGGCACCGACCACCGACGCGGTGACCTGCTCACCCGAGTGGTGCACGCGCCGATGTCTCGTCGGCCGCGGCCGGTGACGCTGCCGGACTGGCGGGATCCGGTCCCGGGACGGCGACCGGCGGGCATGGCGAGGCTCCTGCTGTGCGCGGACGATCGGCAGGAGGCGCAGACGGTGGCGCAGGTGCTGTTCGCGGCCCACGAGGAGCGCGGGGTCTGCTGGCACCGGATGGCTGTCGTGGTGCGCTCCCGCGGGACCGAGGAGGCGCTGCTGCGCCGCCGGTTGGTCAGGGCCGGGATCCCGGTGGCGGTGGCCGACGACACGCCCTTGATCGACGAGCCGGCCGTCCGGGTGCTACTGGAGGTCCTGACGGCGGCGCTAGGCGCCGAAGAGGTCGCGACGGAGACGGTGGAGCGGTTGGCTCTCGGCCCACTGGGTGCCCTCGATCCACTGGACCTGCGCCGGCATCGGCGGCTGGTGGCCTCCTCCGTGCCGGCCGAGCCGCCGGTCGGCCTGCTCCGCGTGCAACGGCGGTTGGATGCGGTCCGCGATGCGGTCCGGGTGACCCGGGAGGCGATCGCGACCGCGGGCAGCGCCGAGGAGGTGCTCTGGGCGGCCTGGCAGGCCACCGACTGGCCGCAGCGGCTCCGGAAGACGGCGCTCGGCGGCGGGCCGGACGCCCGACGGGCGGATCGCGACCTCGACGCGGTGCTGACGCTGTTCGATTTCGCCGCGCGCAGCGGCGCCCGGCGCGGCAGGGGAGCCGCCGAGGACCTGGTCGAGGAGGTGCGTCACCAGGAGATCGCCGTCGACGCACGGATGACCCGGCGGTTCCAGCCGGACGCCGTGGAGGTCCTCACGCCGCATCGGTGCGCGGGTCGGGAGTGGGACCTCGTCGTGGTGGCCGGGGTGCAGGAGGGGGTCTGGCCCGCCCAGCGACGGAGTCGGTCGTTGTTGGGGGCCGACCGGTTGGGTCCGGAGGGGCTGATCCCGCCGATGACCGCCGGTGAGGTGCTGGCCGAGGAGCGCCGGCTGTTCCACCTGGCCTGCTCCCGGACGCGCGACGCACTGGTGGTCACCGGTGTCGCGGACGACGGGGAGGCCGGGCCGCCGTCCCGCTTCCTCGCCGAACTCGGTCTGGAGGCGACCGCGCCGGATCCGGACCGCGGGCCGTCGCCGAGCGCCGCCTCGCTGGTCGGTGAGCTGCGGTCGGTGGGGGCTGACCCGTCGCAGAGCCCTCTGGTGCGTGACCAGGCCGCGGCGGCACTGGCCCGCCTCGCCGACCAGTTGCCGTCGGCGGCGCCCCGCACCTGGTGGGCGGCACGGGAGACGACCCACCGGGCGGAGCCGATGGTCGCCCCCGACCAGCCGGTCGTGCTCTCACCGAGCGGCGTGGATGCTCTGCGCCGCTGCCCGCGGCGATGGTTCCTCGAGCGACGGGGCGGGGCGACGGGGACGACCGGCGAGGCGGCGGCGGTCGGCACCCTGGTCCACGAACTCGCCCGGCGGGTAAGCCAGCGGGAGATCGCACCGGGACAGCTGCGCGACGCGTTCGACGAGGCATGGGCGGCCATCACGGCGGGCCCGGCCTGGCGACAGGACGCCCGTCGCGAGCGGGTGTGGAGCATGGTGGAGGCCTGGCGGTCCTGGGACGCCGGCCGGCCGGAGGGCACCCTGGTCGGGGTCGAAGCCGGCTTCCGCTGCGACCTGCCGGTCGAGCTCCCCGACGGGCGCTCCGACCGGGTCGAGGTGCACGGCAAGGTGGACCGCCTGGAGATGATCGACGGCCGCCCAGTCGTCGTGGACTACAAGACCGGGCGCAAGGCCACCGCCGGCCAGGTCGCGACACTGGGACAGCTGGGCGTCTACCAGCTGGCGGTCCGGGCGGGGGCCTTCGACGAGCTGACCGGCGGGGCGCACCATCGACCCGGTGCCGCCCTCGCGGTGTACCTCGACGCAGGAGCCGGCGATCCCAGAGCGGCCACCCTGAGCCAACCTTCGCTCGACGACGTCCCCGTCCCGGAGAAGCTCCCTGACGGCCTCGACCTGGGCACCGCGCCGGACTGGGCCACGGCGGCGGTGGCGGAGGCGGTGCGGATCGTACGGGACGAGGACTTCCGGGCTCGTCACGGAGCGCACTGCCGGGGCTGCCCGTTCAGCGCCGAATGCCCCCCGAGAGGAGCCCGGCGATGA